A stretch of DNA from Crassostrea angulata isolate pt1a10 unplaced genomic scaffold, ASM2561291v2 HiC_scaffold_134, whole genome shotgun sequence:
ATATCAAAGAACTATGGTATAAATTCTACAGGAAGCTGAGGAGAATTTAGCAATTTAATCTATATACACGTATTgtctttcatgaaaaataaactttacAAACCTGCAACTACTGATAGAAGCACATCATATGAGCACTCTCCATCTGCTGTTATATTGTCCAGACCCTTCAGATTTGTGCGCCTTGAAGCGGGACAAACTCGAAGAATATGGAACAATGTAGACCTAGACAGAGGAATAAATTCTGTCTTCTCACAATATGCCAGATAGAgtttcacaggatgaatgaccatctttaagtcctccttaaagatagcttaaaggtgtttaaaggtagcttaaagacgatctttaagccacctttaagctacctttaagctataagtattgcttaaaggtggcttaaagaaagcgtaaagatggcttaaaggcagcttaaagactatctttaagccacctttaaggacaacttataggtccttaatgtccaaacttctttaagccacctttaagccacctttaagctaccgtTAAGCcaacctttaagccattaaaaaaaatttaattcaatattgtgcttaatttccaacaaaatgtattaactttatgaaagaaaaggtattaaaacggtttttgttctaaaaagaaaaatgaaaaaaaaaaccacaaaaaaaaaccggccacggcaagaattgaacccgggacccttagcttactagcatcaccacacattttttttttttttatcttttattatcatcaccacacatcctctgcgccacggctacttacatatatatgagcgtttttatatcctatatatcagtggatattgaatcactgtattgaatgtgtttacttgaaaagattttgacaaaccattcagtttgtaacaatcaattatatctaatttataaattacatgcatgcatgtatttagaatgaaatacggaacttggtcttcagtgaacaaaattattttatacctaaatggaaaccgttaggttcactatagtaggctttcttagttaataaatttaaaccgagtagatatacgttcatctaatttatagctataaaaatgtaagaaagaaaatgaaatcatttcttttattaaatgcattgatactattagggtatttgttcaatttcctgcaatttcccggttttcatgatcgcggcgccgttccaatatgtttaaatatttacatgtaattgtatgtacatgtacatgatttttaaactatcaattctataacaaacaaaattaccaattaccggtgacgtatttactgcatgtggcaattgcaaatgacttgtacatacaattgtatgatgtgccaggccgggtaaatttgacatatttacccttatacatatatttaaataatcaacccctatttatgatcaccggtacattaattaattagcctcaagattttactcttacatacatgtatcgttaatttgtagacgtaacatctttgaaacccagagctaggaaataatactttgaaaatgaattacaaatgtaaattaacttttattcactagacttatcgtatactcgtacatactaagattcaacgcctttagaaaccctgacgtgcacctgggcacacgacacacctgttgtgtatatcttgtatattctgtgttagttccaggggttttcttaagttggacaaacaatagactttaattagatatacacaaacatgcacctgggcacacgacacaactgctgtgtatatcttgtatattctgtgttagttccaggggtttcttaagctcctttaagtcacctttaaggacttgcttaaagatggtttttcgccctgtgtttgATCAGAGTTGAGTGCCAGACTGTTCTGACCACCTCTGGAATGGACACAATGCTGCCATCCTCTAGTCTCATCTCTTTAGTACCAACAGAGGAAACCTGTTTAATATAAGTTATATATACTAGTTAGGTCTTGCACTTTTTTGCTCTGCTACACAtgtaatatcaatatttaattacaCAATTTAAAGTATTATGAGTtcatgaataaatgaaattgcaaaaattacaattgcacatgtttgattgtttaattactgtaaaccaattattatccccatcatttttttttggggggggtgaCCTCTTTAATCCCCGCAAACAAGTAGTCACATTTTTTTCACAGGCATGTTTGGCCGGTAACTGTATTCTAATaagtatatattaataaaagtttaaacttgtTTAAATGGTACCATACCACTTTATGCAATCATTGGAACTCAGGAATATTTATCACACAAGGATAGTACTTGGTTTATAGTACATTTATTTGATCATCGTTCATGATCTGAATTATCATAattgaaatacatgaaatacatgttataattgtattttcGTATTTTATTGAATTGCACTTAAGGAGTTCAattgaaatgaatatattaattaatcattttgcCAATGGTTTTGGTTAAAGAGAATCATGATTATTTTTGCAGACACAGAGAGCTGCCAATACACAAAGTGAAATCATGAGTGAAACCTTAATTTGCATGACCGGATACAGATTTATCATTACATTGAGGTACATAATTGCAAAGAACTGCATGATACATACAAAACAAATATGTAATAGATACCTGATGAAATGCTGGATTGAAGATAAAATCCAGTGCATTGTCCAATTTCATGAGATCAATTTTCTTATGAAATACTGGTTTCTGTTTAGGAACCTCAGCACCTGTAATAAATGGATTAAATGTTATTAACAAAGCTAATTCTCAACATGTTTTTATTCACAAGTTATTTGGGCACAAAATGAAGCAATCAAATTAaggaattaaaaaatctagaaatatttatcattattctaGCTAATAATGAATTACACTTATAATGTTCTTAAAGCACACATTGGCATGAATATAACACACACATTCAATACATGTGCAAGTCATAAAGTGATGAAAGTGAATTACTATACCTTCAGTATGTTCAACAGCATGTTTCCTTGCCTCATTTATACCATGCATGGTGACTGAGGGAATGATCTGCTGAAGCTGTTTTTTGTATGAGAGCAAGCAATCATGGACAACAGTCGTTTCTTAACAGCCTTGTCTGTGCTTTCACAGTACAGTTTAACAACAAGTTGATCAAGTTTGCTAGAGCTTGTTTCTTGCTGCTGCTCTGGCTCGTGAATGAGCTTTAACAATTCATTTCCCTGTCCTGGAGCTAtacctaaaataaataaaaaactgtAAATATGGAGAGACAAAGAGAAACAGAGAGACAAATATCGAGTCATTGTAAGAtagagatatacatgtactactactagtatggattttatatataaatgaataaaatttttgagagaaagaaaaagagacaAAGAAAGACAGATCTAAAGTCACCATAAGATAGAGAGATACTACTACTATTttagagagagatagagagagagagagagaataaatcTTGATTCACAGAGAGATAGGATATTATATGAATCagttcaaagttaaaatatatatataagagagagagagagagagagagagagagagagtcagtcTGAGCCAATAAGAGAAAGACAAACAGTCTGAGtcagtgagagagagagagagatagtcCTATTAGAGATTCtgtgagagagagatagagagagagagggggggggggagagagagagtcttAATAGagcaaaaaagaaataaaacatactCTCAAGAACTAAATTGACTGCTTCTGTGGCTTTTCTCTTAAGCAATCTTGTAGTGGAGGGCTTAAGGCTGTCCAGCCTCTGATGTACTTTGAATTTAAGTGGGCTCATCTTCCCATGTCCAAGCAAAGTTACAGCCTTATTGAAAATATCTAGAGTGTTGTTATTTTCTTCACTCCAAGATGAGGATTGTGATGATGGTTGAGAACCAAGAAGCTggcaaaattaagaaaatcagTTTTACAACCAAAAATCTATAACTAGAGCTATATTTTTACTACAACTACTGAATAAGTGTAATTTAATCAACATTGTTAACAAATTGTAAACAGtttcatacatatatattaacttGATTTAAACTAACATCCATTTACCTGGTAGgttttatcataaatatgtTGTTAGTACATGTCAAGTGAATATTGcccaataaaaattaaacaagtaaTTTATGTCGTacattttattcatataataaatGATTAGTGTTTTGATAGTAAAAGTTAATTAAATGAT
This window harbors:
- the LOC128169452 gene encoding uncharacterized protein LOC128169452, yielding MSPLKFKVHQRLDSLKPSTTRLLKRKATEAVNLVLESIAPGQGNELLKLIHEPEQQQETSSSKLDQLVVKLYCESTDKAVKKRLLSMIACSHTKNSFSRSFPQSPCMV